A window of the Longimicrobium sp. genome harbors these coding sequences:
- a CDS encoding response regulator, whose protein sequence is MPFHTASRGSHSLSAHLRGALPAPGGGATVLIAEDHEDSRDALCTLLEAFGYHVHLAANGHEAVAEARAIRPDLILMDMMMPGMDGLEATRTLRSDPDFPRIPIVAVTAMEGARDRVLAAGCDDWVAKPLDIRSFMARLPVWLAPAGARGE, encoded by the coding sequence TTGCCGTTCCATACCGCGTCGCGCGGCTCGCACTCGCTCTCGGCGCACCTGCGGGGAGCGCTGCCCGCGCCCGGGGGCGGCGCTACGGTGCTGATCGCCGAAGACCACGAGGACAGCCGCGACGCGCTCTGCACGCTGCTGGAGGCGTTCGGCTACCACGTGCACCTGGCGGCGAACGGGCACGAGGCGGTGGCGGAAGCGCGCGCCATCCGCCCGGACCTGATCCTGATGGACATGATGATGCCGGGGATGGACGGGCTTGAGGCGACCCGCACCCTGCGCTCCGACCCGGACTTTCCCCGCATCCCCATCGTGGCCGTCACCGCCATGGAGGGCGCCCGCGACCGGGTGCTGGCCGCCGGCTGCGACGACTGGGTGGCAAAGCCGCTCGACATCCGCTCCTTCATGGCGCGCCTCCCCGTCTGGCTGGCGCCCGCCGGCGCGCGC
- a CDS encoding 6-carboxytetrahydropterin synthase, with protein sequence MQPMVLTRRVRFCAAHRYHRPEWSDERNREVFGPCSNPHGHGHNYLLEVSVESTLDPLTGFTVDLGALDRVLREEVVEPLDHQHLNHAVPEFAPGGLIPTTENILLLLWPRVEGRLEGARLVAMRLHENDDFFVEYRGPS encoded by the coding sequence ATGCAGCCGATGGTCCTGACGCGGCGCGTGCGCTTCTGCGCCGCGCACCGCTACCACCGCCCGGAGTGGAGCGACGAGCGCAACCGCGAGGTGTTTGGGCCGTGCAGCAACCCGCACGGGCACGGCCACAATTATCTGCTCGAGGTCTCCGTAGAGAGTACCTTGGATCCCCTCACCGGGTTCACGGTGGACCTGGGCGCGCTGGACCGGGTGCTGCGCGAGGAGGTGGTGGAGCCGCTCGACCACCAGCACCTCAACCACGCCGTCCCGGAGTTCGCGCCGGGCGGGCTGATCCCCACCACCGAGAACATCCTCCTCCTCCTGTGGCCGCGGGTGGAAGGGCGTCTGGAGGGGGCGCGGCTGGTGGCGATGCGCCTGCACGAGAACGACGACTTCTTCGTGGAGTACCGCGGCCCGAGCTGA
- a CDS encoding prepilin-type N-terminal cleavage/methylation domain-containing protein, with protein MTSFDSARFGRKGFTLIELMIVVVIIGVLAAIAIPKFANVSKAAKEAEAQPILKQLFTLQERFKQKNDEYASDIAQLEGGTATFANAKYYTFQIDSGDGATYLACAQPTLDGLRWFSINAAREITPHDSGCT; from the coding sequence ATGACCTCGTTTGATTCCGCCCGGTTCGGCCGGAAGGGCTTCACCCTGATCGAGCTCATGATCGTGGTGGTCATCATCGGGGTCCTGGCCGCGATCGCGATCCCCAAGTTCGCGAACGTCTCCAAGGCGGCCAAGGAAGCGGAGGCGCAGCCGATCCTGAAGCAGCTCTTCACGCTCCAGGAGCGCTTCAAGCAGAAGAACGACGAGTACGCGTCGGACATCGCGCAACTGGAGGGCGGCACCGCCACCTTTGCGAACGCGAAGTACTACACCTTCCAGATCGACAGCGGAGACGGGGCCACCTACCTGGCCTGCGCCCAACCCACCCTCGACGGTCTTCGCTGGTTCAGCATCAACGCGGCACGGGAGATCACCCCCCACGATTCAGGGTGCACCTGA
- a CDS encoding prepilin-type N-terminal cleavage/methylation domain-containing protein → MRNLRNRDGFTLIELMIVVVIIGILAAIAIPKFANVSRSAKQSEAEPTLKQIATLQQSYFQKNDSYVAAIGNLTGFEDPKATYFTFEIVSGDATKMCAKATPTAKGTDAGVVAMYITQSKAGAATDAKPTTTACT, encoded by the coding sequence ATGCGCAACCTCCGCAACCGCGACGGCTTCACCCTGATCGAGCTCATGATCGTGGTCGTGATCATCGGCATCCTGGCCGCCATCGCCATTCCGAAGTTCGCCAACGTGTCCCGCAGCGCCAAGCAGTCCGAGGCCGAGCCGACGCTGAAGCAGATCGCCACGCTGCAGCAGAGCTACTTCCAGAAGAACGACAGCTACGTGGCCGCCATCGGCAACCTGACCGGCTTCGAGGACCCGAAGGCGACCTACTTCACCTTCGAGATCGTATCGGGCGACGCCACCAAGATGTGCGCGAAGGCGACTCCGACCGCGAAGGGCACCGACGCGGGCGTGGTGGCGATGTACATCACGCAGAGCAAGGCCGGCGCGGCGACGGACGCCAAGCCGACCACCACCGCCTGCACCTGA
- a CDS encoding prepilin-type N-terminal cleavage/methylation domain-containing protein: protein MRNLRNRDGFTLIELMIVVVIIGILAAIAIPKFANVSRSAKQSEAEPTLKQIATLQQSYFQKNDSYVAAIGNLTGFEDPNATYFTFEIVSGDATKMCAKATPTAKGTDAGVVAMYITQSKAGAATDAKPTTTACT, encoded by the coding sequence ATGCGCAACCTCCGCAACCGCGACGGCTTCACCCTGATCGAGCTCATGATCGTCGTCGTGATCATCGGCATCCTGGCCGCCATCGCCATTCCGAAGTTCGCCAACGTCTCGCGCAGCGCCAAGCAGTCGGAGGCCGAGCCGACGCTGAAGCAGATCGCCACGCTGCAGCAGAGCTACTTCCAGAAGAACGACAGCTACGTGGCCGCCATCGGCAACCTGACCGGCTTCGAGGACCCGAACGCGACGTACTTCACCTTCGAGATCGTCTCGGGCGACGCCACCAAGATGTGCGCGAAGGCGACTCCGACGGCGAAGGGCACCGACGCGGGCGTGGTGGCGATGTACATCACGCAGAGCAAGGCCGGCGCGGCGACGGACGCCAAGCCGACCACCACCGCCTGCACCTGA
- a CDS encoding NAD(P)/FAD-dependent oxidoreductase, with product MSDANITDITVIGGGPTGLYAAFYAGLRGISCRIVDALPQLGGQLMALYPEKYIFDVGGLPKILAKDLANNMIEQGTQFGPEVVLGAEVQEMVREDGHFRLVTPAGDFLTRTVCVTAGKGALNPRVLECPGWEDHYREGGGAHTHVRQIEDFRDRRVLIVGGGDSAVDWVLGLRGVARSVTLIHRRPEFRAHKSSVLEMQALAEKGEVQILTPYEVRHMEGVNGCVARVTIFNNETDEDTHVDADAVIALLGFKPDLGPIARWGLELEKNTIKVNGVMETSVPGVWAAGDIVHYEGKLELISCGYGEAAIAVNNAVRYLNPKARLAPGHSTNLKIFKQDD from the coding sequence GTGAGCGACGCGAACATCACGGACATCACCGTCATCGGCGGCGGGCCCACCGGGCTGTACGCCGCTTTCTACGCAGGGCTGCGCGGGATCTCGTGCCGCATCGTGGACGCGCTTCCGCAGCTCGGCGGGCAGCTCATGGCGCTCTACCCGGAGAAGTACATCTTCGATGTGGGCGGGCTGCCCAAGATCCTGGCCAAGGACCTGGCCAACAACATGATCGAGCAGGGCACGCAGTTCGGCCCCGAGGTCGTGCTCGGCGCCGAGGTGCAGGAGATGGTGCGCGAGGACGGGCACTTCCGGCTGGTGACCCCCGCGGGCGACTTCCTCACGCGCACCGTGTGCGTGACGGCGGGGAAGGGCGCCCTCAACCCGCGCGTGCTGGAGTGCCCGGGGTGGGAGGACCACTACCGCGAGGGCGGCGGCGCGCACACGCACGTCCGCCAGATCGAGGACTTCCGCGACCGGCGCGTGCTGATCGTGGGCGGCGGCGACTCGGCCGTGGACTGGGTGCTGGGGCTGCGCGGCGTGGCCCGCTCCGTCACCCTCATCCACCGGCGCCCCGAGTTCCGCGCGCACAAGAGCAGCGTGCTAGAGATGCAGGCCCTGGCCGAGAAGGGAGAGGTGCAGATCCTCACTCCCTACGAGGTGCGGCACATGGAAGGCGTGAACGGGTGCGTGGCCCGCGTCACCATCTTCAACAACGAGACGGACGAGGACACCCACGTCGACGCGGACGCGGTGATCGCGCTGCTGGGCTTCAAGCCTGACCTGGGGCCGATCGCGCGCTGGGGGCTGGAGCTGGAAAAGAACACGATCAAGGTGAACGGCGTCATGGAGACGAGCGTCCCCGGCGTGTGGGCCGCCGGGGACATCGTGCACTACGAGGGCAAGCTGGAGCTGATCTCGTGCGGCTACGGCGAGGCGGCGATCGCGGTGAACAACGCGGTGCGCTACCTGAATCCCAAGGCGCGCCTGGCACCGGGCCACTCGACCAACCTCAAGATCTTCAAGCAGGACGACTGA
- a CDS encoding SDR family oxidoreductase — protein sequence MELHGKVALVTGGAVRLGRAMASALAGEGMRLVVHYNSSRAPADELVDEIRKAGGEAVAIGADLARGGEVERLAREAVAAFGGVDVLVNSASVFPPEALEETDEALWDHTMAVNLKAPFFLIRHLAPTLRERRGIVVNMVDLAGMQAWARYAAHGISKAGIAHLTRVAARALAPEVRVVGIAPGAVLPPDDTDEAELERLASTAALRRLGSPDDVVGALLYLLRADFVTGEILVVDGGRRLRG from the coding sequence ATGGAACTGCATGGCAAGGTGGCGCTGGTTACGGGCGGGGCGGTGCGGCTGGGGAGGGCCATGGCGTCCGCGCTGGCGGGGGAGGGGATGCGGCTCGTGGTGCACTACAACTCCTCGCGCGCGCCCGCGGACGAGCTGGTGGATGAGATCCGAAAGGCGGGCGGGGAGGCGGTGGCCATCGGGGCGGACCTGGCGCGTGGCGGCGAGGTGGAGCGGCTCGCGCGCGAGGCCGTCGCGGCGTTCGGCGGGGTGGACGTGCTGGTGAACAGCGCATCCGTATTTCCCCCGGAAGCGCTGGAGGAGACGGACGAGGCGCTGTGGGACCACACCATGGCCGTGAACCTCAAGGCGCCCTTCTTCCTCATCCGCCACCTGGCGCCCACCCTGCGCGAGCGGCGCGGGATCGTAGTGAATATGGTCGACCTGGCGGGGATGCAGGCGTGGGCGCGCTACGCCGCGCACGGAATCTCCAAGGCCGGCATCGCGCACCTGACCCGCGTGGCCGCGCGCGCGCTGGCGCCCGAGGTGCGCGTGGTCGGGATCGCGCCGGGCGCGGTGCTTCCGCCTGACGACACGGACGAGGCGGAGCTGGAGCGCCTCGCCAGCACCGCCGCCCTGCGCCGCCTCGGTTCGCCCGACGACGTGGTCGGTGCGCTCCTTTACCTGCTGCGCGCCGACTTCGTGACCGGGGAGATTCTCGTGGTGGACGGAGGGCGACGGCTGCGGGGGTGA
- a CDS encoding PBP1A family penicillin-binding protein produces MPRKPRPARAAGTSRRREIMHALLVVLALGLGAGGGLLAYLWPRCAGDACPSVGTLRTYQPPQASQLFDGRGKLVAYLAPQRRTVVPIERIPAHVSGAFLAVEDKRFYRHRGVDYRRLGGALMRDVQTLSYRQGFSTVTMQLARNVFPEYLSREKTIRRKLWEVVLARRIERAFSKDEILEMYLNQIYLGQGQYGVEAAARGYFGKPVAKLTEAEAATLAALPKAPSFYDPRRNADGALRRRNLVLGLMADAGVITGTQAAMAQGQPLGLAPPPEALGEAPYFVSAVRRELRERFGPRADTDGLRVFTSLDPVLQKSAEQELRRQIAAVEKGEHGRFRHPSCAGGTKKPERCLQGLFVAMSPRTGDVWALVGGRDYALSQFDRVTQARRQAGSAFKPFVFAAALADGIPVSAPLLGPGAEVARGAYWPRDHVSDSATVDMRDALRLSSNRATVVLGERVGAGRVVKTAHDMGISTPIQPLPSTFLGAASVMPLELVAAYAPFANGGSSVRPRLIKRVEDAHGRVVYEAPTSRKTVISPGVAFLSTSMMRSVVDRGTGSGVRQAGLSYEVPAAGKTGTTNDGADVWFVGFTPDVVAGVWLGFDKPQAILANASGGGLAAPVWGRVLSRFYERHAVPAAWGVPSDLVAVSVDRASGKLATAACPGESVETEYFVAGTEPMESCPLHVEDEGGWLGRAVRGLGDWLGGGDEPPAPAPVPVPAPGAERRWP; encoded by the coding sequence ATGCCCCGCAAGCCACGCCCCGCCCGCGCCGCGGGCACCTCGCGCCGCCGCGAGATCATGCACGCGCTCCTGGTGGTGCTGGCTCTCGGCCTCGGTGCCGGGGGCGGGCTGCTCGCGTACCTGTGGCCGCGCTGTGCGGGCGACGCCTGTCCGTCCGTGGGCACGCTGCGCACGTACCAGCCGCCCCAGGCGAGCCAGCTCTTCGACGGGCGCGGGAAGCTGGTGGCGTACCTGGCTCCGCAGCGACGCACGGTGGTCCCCATCGAGCGCATTCCGGCGCACGTCTCGGGGGCGTTCCTGGCGGTGGAGGACAAGCGGTTCTACCGGCATCGCGGGGTGGACTACCGGCGGCTGGGCGGTGCCCTGATGCGAGACGTCCAGACGCTGAGCTACCGGCAGGGGTTCAGCACGGTGACGATGCAGCTCGCGCGCAACGTCTTTCCCGAGTACCTGTCGCGGGAGAAGACGATCCGCCGCAAGCTGTGGGAGGTGGTGCTGGCGCGGCGGATCGAGCGGGCGTTCTCCAAGGACGAGATCCTGGAGATGTACCTGAACCAGATCTACCTGGGGCAGGGGCAGTACGGGGTGGAGGCGGCGGCGCGCGGCTACTTCGGCAAGCCCGTGGCGAAGCTGACCGAGGCGGAGGCCGCCACGCTGGCCGCGCTCCCCAAGGCGCCCTCCTTCTACGATCCTCGGCGGAATGCGGACGGTGCGCTGCGGCGGCGCAACCTGGTGCTGGGGTTGATGGCGGACGCCGGCGTGATTACCGGCACCCAGGCGGCGATGGCGCAGGGGCAGCCGCTGGGGCTCGCGCCCCCGCCGGAGGCGCTGGGGGAGGCGCCGTACTTCGTGTCCGCCGTGAGGCGCGAGCTGCGCGAACGCTTCGGGCCGCGCGCGGACACGGACGGGCTGCGCGTGTTCACCAGCCTGGATCCCGTGCTTCAAAAGAGCGCGGAGCAGGAGCTGCGGCGGCAGATCGCGGCGGTGGAGAAGGGGGAGCACGGACGCTTCCGCCATCCATCGTGCGCCGGCGGCACCAAGAAGCCCGAGCGGTGCCTGCAGGGGCTCTTCGTGGCGATGAGCCCGCGCACCGGCGACGTGTGGGCGCTGGTCGGCGGGCGCGACTACGCCCTCAGCCAGTTCGACCGGGTGACGCAGGCGCGGCGGCAGGCGGGTTCCGCGTTCAAGCCCTTCGTCTTCGCCGCCGCGCTCGCCGATGGCATCCCGGTGTCGGCGCCGCTGCTGGGGCCCGGCGCGGAGGTCGCCCGCGGCGCCTACTGGCCGCGCGACCACGTGTCGGACAGCGCCACCGTGGACATGCGCGACGCGCTCCGGCTGTCGTCCAACCGGGCGACGGTGGTGCTGGGGGAACGGGTGGGCGCCGGGCGCGTGGTGAAGACGGCGCACGACATGGGGATCAGCACGCCCATCCAGCCGCTTCCATCGACCTTTCTCGGCGCCGCGTCGGTGATGCCGCTGGAGCTGGTGGCGGCGTACGCTCCCTTCGCGAACGGCGGCTCGAGCGTGCGGCCGCGGCTGATCAAGCGCGTGGAGGATGCGCACGGGCGCGTGGTGTACGAGGCACCCACGTCGCGCAAGACGGTGATCTCGCCGGGGGTGGCGTTCCTGAGCACGTCGATGATGCGCAGCGTGGTGGATCGCGGGACCGGGTCGGGGGTGCGGCAGGCGGGGCTGTCGTACGAGGTGCCCGCGGCGGGGAAGACGGGGACGACCAACGACGGTGCGGACGTCTGGTTCGTGGGGTTCACGCCGGATGTGGTGGCGGGGGTGTGGCTCGGGTTCGACAAGCCGCAGGCGATTCTGGCGAATGCGTCGGGCGGTGGGCTGGCGGCGCCGGTGTGGGGGCGCGTGCTGTCGCGCTTCTACGAGCGCCATGCGGTGCCGGCGGCGTGGGGCGTTCCGTCCGACCTGGTTGCCGTGTCGGTGGACCGCGCCTCCGGGAAGCTCGCGACCGCCGCGTGCCCGGGGGAGTCGGTGGAGACGGAGTACTTCGTGGCCGGCACCGAGCCTATGGAGAGCTGCCCGCTGCACGTGGAGGACGAGGGCGGGTGGCTGGGGCGTGCGGTGCGCGGGTTGGGGGACTGGCTCGGCGGCGGGGATGAGCCGCCGGCTCCCGCGCCGGTGCCGGTACCCGCGCCAGGGGCGGAGCGGCGGTGGCCGTGA
- a CDS encoding co-chaperone GroES family protein, which produces MGREVIVIGDKVLVKPEEENSKTPSGLYLPQGVAQKEQVAGGYVVNVGPGYPTAEPLADSEPWSSGGGTRTGLRYVPLQAQKGDFVIFLRSNAVEVEIDGGTYQIVPHSAILLIIRDKLP; this is translated from the coding sequence ATGGGCCGTGAAGTGATCGTCATCGGCGACAAGGTGCTGGTGAAGCCGGAGGAAGAGAACAGCAAGACGCCCTCGGGGCTGTACCTCCCCCAGGGCGTCGCGCAGAAGGAGCAGGTGGCGGGCGGCTACGTGGTGAACGTGGGCCCCGGCTACCCCACCGCCGAGCCCCTCGCCGACAGCGAGCCCTGGAGCAGCGGCGGCGGCACGCGCACCGGCCTGCGCTACGTCCCCCTCCAGGCCCAAAAAGGGGACTTCGTCATCTTCCTGCGCAGCAACGCCGTGGAAGTGGAGATCGACGGCGGCACCTACCAGATCGTCCCCCACTCCGCCATCCTGCTCATCATCCGCGACAAGCTGCCGTAG